The nucleotide window GCGGGATCCAGGGGACCCAGATCTGACAAAAAAGACGTGGAACATAGCAGCAGATCGCCGGTTACCCAAACCGGCAATGCGGAGCTACAACAGACGCATGCCTGAAATCCCCCTGGGAATTGGTCCGGCCGGCGTGCTGACCGCCCAAGCCATTACCCGTTCCCGCGCAGCGCGCGGATTCGCTCAGCGCCAGCTGGCCGAAAGGGTGACCGCGCTCGGCCGCCCCATGACCATCACGATGCTGTCCCGCATCGAATGCCGGCAGCGCCGCTGCGACGTCGACGAC belongs to Streptomyces finlayi and includes:
- a CDS encoding helix-turn-helix domain-containing protein; this translates as MPEIPLGIGPAGVLTAQAITRSRAARGFAQRQLAERVTALGRPMTITMLSRIECRQRRCDVDDLVAIAAALDVSPLTLLAETS